The following is a genomic window from Nicotiana sylvestris chloroplast, complete genome.
CACGAAATAATTTGATCTATGGACAGCATCATTGTGGTAAAGGTCGTAATGCCAGAGGAATCATTACCGCAAGGCATAGAGGGGGAGGTCATAAGCGTCTATACCGTAAAATCGATTTTCGACGGAATGAAAAAGACATATATGGTAGAATCGTAACCATAGAATACGACCCTAATCGAAATGCATACATTTGTCTCATACACTATGGGGATGGTGAGAAGAGATATATTTTACATCCCAGAGGGGCTATAATTGGAGATACCATTGTTTCTGGTACAGAAGTTCCTATAAAAATGGGAAATGCCCTACCTTTGAGTGCGGTTTGAACTATTGATTTACGTAATTGGAAATAACCAATTAGGTTTACGACGAAACCTAGAAATCGATCACTGATCCAATTTGAGTACCTCTGCAGGATAGACCTCAACAGAAAACTGAAGAGTAACGGCAGCAAGTGATTGAGTTCAGTAGTTCCTCATATAAAATTATTGACTCTAGAGATATAGTAATATGGAGAAGACAAAATTGTTTCAAGCACCGACAGAACCGGAAGCGCCCCTTCTTTCAAAGAGAGGAGGACGGGTTATTCACATTTCATTTGATGGTCAGAGGCGAATTGAAAGTTAAGCAGTGGGAATTCTAAAGATTCCCCGGGGGAAAAATAGAGATGTCTCCTACGTTACCCATAATATGTGGAAGTATCGACGTAATTTCATAGAGTCATTCGGTCTGAATGCTACATGAAGAACATAAGCCAGATGACGGAACGGGAAGACCCAGGATGTAGAAGATCATAACATGAGTGATTCGGCAGATTTGGATTCATATATATATCCACCCATGTGGTACTTCATTCTACGATATATATAAGATCCATCTGTATAGATATCATCATCTACATCCAGAAAGCCGTATGCTTTGGAAGAAGCTTGTACAGTTTGGGAAGGGGTTTTGATTGATCAAAAGAAGAATCTACTTCAACCGATATGCCCTTAGGCACGGCCATACATAACATAGAAATCACACTTGGAAAGGGTGGACAATTAGCTAGAGCAGCGGGTGCTGTAGCGAAACTGATTGCAAAAGAGGGGAAATCGGCCACATTAAAATTACCTTCTGGGGAGGTCCGTTTGATATCCAAAAACTGCTCAGCAACAGTCGGACAAGTGGGGAATGTTGG
Proteins encoded in this region:
- the rpl2 gene encoding ribosomal protein L2 → MAIHLYKTSTPSTRNGTVDSQVKSNPRNNLIYGQHHCGKGRNARGIITARHRGGGHKRLYRKIDFRRNEKDIYGRIVTIEYDPNRNAYICLIHYGDGEKRYILHPRGAIIGDTIVSGTEVPIKMGNALPLTDMPLGTAIHNIEITLGKGGQLARAAGAVAKLIAKEGKSATLKLPSGEVRLISKNCSATVGQVGNVGVNQKSLGRAGSKRWLGKRPVVRGVVMNPVDHPHGGGEGRAPIGRKKPTTPWGYPALGRRSRKRNKYSDNLILRRRSK